The genomic stretch GAGCGAGTCGGTGACGGCGGTCGGGGCGGCCAGCATGATCGGCGAGTACGCCATCGGCTTGCCCTGGGCGGCGAAGGCGGCGCCACCGGCGTTGGCGATGTTCAGCCAGGCGCTGCTGGAGGGGATCCAGACGTCGGGCTTGGCCGCGGCGGCGACGGTGTTGCCGGGTTCCTCGGCCACGACGGTGATCAGGTCGCACGGGTCGGCCGGGCTGTCGTCGAGCCGCTTGGCCGCGGCGCGCACGATCGGCGCGATCTCGGGGGCGGCGGCCACGCGCAGCTTGACGCCGGGGCAGGCGGGCGGGGTCGACGGCTTGACGGTCGTCGCGGTGTTCGTGGTCGGGGCCGGCTCCCGGGTGTACATCCACCAGGTGGTGCCGCCGGCCACCGCGACCAGCAGGAGCACGATCGCGGCGGCGAGCAGGACGCGCCCGGCGCCGCCGCCCGGGGGTCCGTGGTGCGTCACCGGCTCGTCCGCCGACGGCTGATTGCGCCCGGTCAGTTCCGACATCGCACCCACCTCTCCCTCGACTCCGACGCGCTCCGCGACGCGGCCGGCCTTCTCCGACCTTGATCACGACATCGAGCGGTCTCTCTGCAACGTGAGCGAATAGTAATCACATCTCGGCGGCCGACAACCGCCCGCCCCCTATTGGCACATTGCCGACAGTCCCGCCGGGACGGACCACGCACCCCGCGGCCGCGCCGCCGCGGCCACGATCAATTCCCCATCTTCACCTGTGCCGACGGGCTCTTTCGGCCACCCGCCGCAGCCCCGGCCGACATCGAGGCGGGCCGCTTCAACAGTTGTCCTGATCTCATTTTCGAAGTGGAAACGTAACGTGGCCGAGCCGGTCAACTCGTCACCCTGCGTGAACACGTAGTGGCGCCTGAAATCGGTTGCCCCATCGTCCAATAAATTCACCTCTGTCCATGTATCGATCTGGTCACCATCATCGGTGATCACGGTCCGACGTGAGCCGACGGGACTCCGCCGCTCCCCTCGACGGTCCTCCGGATCCCGGCCGCCGAAGACCGATCGCACGCCGGCGACGAGCGACCGGCGCAACGCCTCCAAGGTCGACAGCCACTGCTCGTCACGGACGAGGAACTGCGCGACGTGACTTGTGAGCAGTGCCGGGTCGAACACCTCGACGCGGCGCGGATCCTCGAACTCGCCATGCAGCACAGCGACGATGCTAAGTCCGCTTTCCGGTACGCAACTGCACACAGAATTCGCACCGGCTTGCCGGAAGCCCCTCGGGGACGCGGCGCGCCCGACGAGGCGTACGGGGGAATGGGGTCAAAGAGGACGAACGCCCAGCGGCAGCTTCTGGGTGGCGACGTGATGGAGCAGGGTGGCGCGCAGGGCCTGGGCGGCGTGCGGCAGCACCGAACGTTTCCGGTGAGCCAGGGCGATGGTGCGGCGCATGCCGGGCGGGGCCAGCGGGGTGGCACGCAGCAGGGGACGGTTGGCCAGCACCATGCTCGGCACGAGCGCGACCCCGAGGCCGGCCTCGACGAAGGCCAGCACCGCGTCCATCTCGCCGCCCTCGACGGCGAACTTCGGGGCGAAACCGGCCTTCTGGCAGGCCTCGAGGGTGACGCCGCGGATGTCGTAGCCGGCGCGGAACATGACCAGCGGGGTGTGCTCGAGCTCGGAGAGGGCGATCTGCGCGTGCGGCGTGGGCGGCGGGCCGTCGGCCACCGAGGCCACGACCAGGCTCTCGCGCAGCACGGGGGTGGTGCTCAGGGAGTCGTCGACGCCCTCCTCGGGCTGCACGATCAGGGCCAGGTCGAGGGTGTGGGCCTGCAGGTTCTCGATCAGGTCCTGGGAGCCGCCCTCGTTGACGTAGAGCTGGATGTCGGGATGGGCCGCGCGGAACGTGCGCAGCACCTCGGGCACGAGCGACGAGCACAGGCTCGGGGTGGCGCCCAGCCGCACCTCGCCGCGGCGCAGGCCGACGATGTCGGAGACCGCTTCCTGGGCCGCGTCGGCGTCGGCCACCATGCGCTGGGCGAGCGGGAACAGCGTCTGGCCCGCCGCCGTCAGGGACACACCACCACGAATCCGCTCGAAAAGCGGCGCTCCGAGGGTGGCTTCGAGCGTGTGAATTTGCTTACTGAGGGTCGGTTGCGAGACGCCCAGAATGTCCGCTGCTTGGGTGAAATGCCGGGTTTTCTCCACCATGAGGAAGTACCGGAGCTGCTGGAGCTGCACATCGATAGCTTATCTCTATGATGACTGCTTCGATCATGCATTAGACGAATCGCATACAGCTTCATACCGTCGGTCGGTGTGGCGGTAGATACTTCGACCCGGAAGTCGGCGGCGGTTGCGCCCGCTCCGGGCAGACCAGCTAAGCGGCGCTCCTCGGTCGCGCTCAAGATCTTCATGGCGGTGACGGGCTTCCTGCTCGTCGCCTTCCTGTACGTGCACATGATCGGCAACCTGAAGATCTTCTTCGGCGAGGAGAGCTTCGACCACTACGCGCACTGGCTGCGGTCGGTCGGCACCCCGGTGCTGCCCGAGGCCTGGTTCCTCTACATCCAGCGCGGCGTGCTGACCGTGGCGGTGGTCGGGCACATCGCGGCCGCGGTGATCCTGGCCCGGCGGGCGCGGCTGGCCCGGCCGGTCAAGTACGTGCACCGGCAGAAGGTGCAGGGCAGCTACGCGGCCCGCACGATGCGCTGGGGCGGCGTGATCATCCTGCTCTTCGTGATCTACCACATCCTCGACCTGACCACGCTGAACCTGAACCCGCACGGCGTCACCGGCGAGGTGTACCGCAACGTGGCGGAGGACTTCGCGCCGTCCCGCTGGTACGTGACGCTGTTCTACACCCTGTCGATCGTGGCTGTCGGCTTCCACCTGCGGCACGGGCTGTGGAGCGCCGTACGCACGCTCGGCCTGCAGAGCCCGCGCGGCGAGTTCTACGCCCGCGCGACGGCCCTGGTGCTGTCGGTGGTGCTGGTTGTCGGCTACCTCTCGGTGCCGTTCGCGGTTCTCGTCGGATTGGTGGACTGAACATGGCTGACTTCTGGAACGACGGCGACCCGATCGCCGACACCGCCGCCCCCGAGGGCCCGATCGAGACGCGCTGGGAGCGCCGCAAGTTCAACGCCAAGCTGGTCAACCCGGCCAACCGCCGCAAGCTGACCGTGATCGTGGTCGGCACCGGCCTGGCCGGCGGCTCCGCGGCGGCGACGCTGGCCGAGGCGGGCTACCACGTCAAGTCGTACTGCTATCAGGACAGCCCGCGGCGGGCACATTCGATCGCCGCGCAGGGTGGCATCAACGCCGCCAAGAACTACCGCAACGACGGCGACTCGATCTACCGCCTGTTCTACGACACCGTCAAGGGCGGCGACTTCCGCGCCCGCGAGTCGAACGTCTACCGGCTGGCCACGGTCTCGGTGAACATCATCGACCAGTGCGTCGCGCAGGGTGTGCCGTTCGCCCGCGAGTACGGCGGCCTGCTCGACAACCGCTCGTTCGGCGGCACCCAGGTGTCCCGCACGTTCTATGCCCGCGGCCAGACGGGTCAGCAGCTGCTGCTCGGCGCCTACCAGGCCATGGAACGGCAGATCGGCCTCGGCAACATCGAGATGAACTCGCGCCACGAGATGCTCGAGCTGATCGTCGTCGACGGCAAGGCCCGCGGCATCGTCGTCCGCGACATGGTCACCGGCGAGATCACCACCGAGATGGCCGACGCCGTCGTGCTCGCCTCGGGCGGCTACGGCAACGTCTTCTTCCTCTCGACCAACGCCAAGGGCTGCAACGTCACGGCGTCGTGGCGTGCGCACCGCAAGGGCGCGCTGTTCGCGAACCCCTGCTACACACAGATCCACCCGACCTGTATCCCGGAGTCGGGCAACCACCAGAGCAAGCTCACGCTGATGAGCGAGTCGCTGCGCAACGACGGCCGGGTCTGGGTGCCCAAGCGCGCCGAGGACTGCAAGAAGCCGGCCGCCGAGATTCCCGAGGAGGACCGCGACTACTACCTCGAGCGGATCTACCCCTCGTTCGGCAACCTGGTGCCGCGGGACATCGCCTCGCGCGCGGCCAAGAACGTCTGCGACGAGGGCCGCGGCGTCGGGCCCGGCGGTCTGGGCGTCTACCTGGACTTCGCCGACGCGATCAAGCGCCTCGGCAAGAAGGCCGTCGAGGCCAAATACGGCAACCTGTTCGAGATGTACCAGCGGATCACCGGCGAGGACCCGTACGAGGTCCCGATGCGCATCTACCCCGCGGTGCACTACACAATGGGCGGCCTCTGGGTCGACTACGACCTGCAGTCGACCATTCCGGGCCTGTTCGTGGTGGGCGAGGCCAACTTCTCCGACCACGGCGCCAACCGGCTCGGCGCGTCCGCGCTGATGCAGGGGCTGGGCGACGGCTACTTCGTGCTGCCGACGACGCTGGGCAACTACCTGGCCAACGGGCCGTTCGAGAAGGTCTCGGCGGATCACGAGGCGGTCGCCGAGGCGCGCAAGTCGGTCGAGGATCGCATCGAGCGCCTGCTCAAGATCAATGGCGACCGTACGGTCGACAGCTTCCACCGCGAGCTCGGGCAGATCATGTGGGAGTACTGCGGCATGGAGCGCACCGAGGAGGGCCTGACCAAGGCCATCGGGCTCATCCGCAGCCTGCGCGACGAGTTCTGGCAGCGGGTCAAGGTGCCCGGCACCGGTGAGCAGCTCAACCAGAACCTGGAGAAGGCCGGCCGTGTCGCCGACTTCTTCGAGCTGGGCGAGCTGATGTGCATCGACGCGCTGCACCGCCGCGAGTCGTGCGGCGGGCACTTCCGCGCCGAGTCGCAGACCCCCGACGGCGAGGCGCTGCGCCACGACGACGAGTTCAGCTACGTCGCGGCCTGGGAGTACGCCACCGGCGAGAGCGCCAAGCCCATCCTGCACAAGGAACAGCTCGAATTCGAGTACGTCCACCCGAGCACCCGGAGCTACAAGTAATGGACATCCAGGTACGCGTGTGGCGCCAGTCCGATGCCACGGACTCCGGCCGCATGGTCACGTACGACGTCAAGGACATCTCCCCCGACGCCTCGTTCCTGGAGATGCTCGACGTTCTCAACGAGAAGCTCATCCTCGACGGCGACGACCCGATCGCCTTCGACCACGACTGCCGTGAGGGCATCTGCGGCGCCTGCAGCATGGTGATCGACGGGGTGGCCCACGGCCCCGAGAAGAACACCACCGCCTGCCAGCTGCACATGCGGCACTTCTCCGACGGCGACAAGATCGACGTCGAGCCGTGGCGGGCGGCCGCCTTCCCGGTGATCAAGGACCTGGTCGTCAACCGCGGCAACCTCGACAAGATCATCGCGGCCGGCGGCTACATCACCGCCCCGACCGGCGCCGCCCCCGAGGCGCACGCCACCCCGGTGCCCAAGAAGGACGCCGACCTGGCGTTCGAGGCCGCCACCTGCATCGGCTGCGGCGCTTGCGTGGCCGCCTGCCCGAACGGCTCGGCAATGCTGTTCACCGCGGCCAAGGTCGCCCACCTCGGCCTCATGCCGCAGGGCCAGCCGGAACGCGACACCCGCGTGATCGACATGCTGCAGGCGCAGGACGACGCCGGCTTCGGCGGGTGCACCAACATGGGCGAATGCTCGCAGGTCTGCCCCAAGGGCATCCCGCTCACGCTGATCGGCCGCCTCAACAGCGACTACCGCAAGGCCGTCCGCAAGCAGCTCTGACGCACGTTCATCGAGGCCGGTCCCGCACGGGGCCGGCCTCGATGCCGTTGCGGCCTCGCCGTCGCCCGCCCACCGCGCGGCCACGCTCGAACCCGCCGCCGGCGTTCCTCATGCGGGCGCCGACAGACCCCATCGCCTCCGCGTCGATGCCGGCTCGGCACCCCAGCGTCCCGGACCCCGATCACGTCGGCGTCGATGCCGGCTGGGGCACGCGGGCGGCGCGAACCGCGGCAACGGCGGCGGCGGCACTGGCCGCCGCGGCGACAACCAGCGGGACCACGGCGCCGATGTGGATGGCGGCGGCGCCCAGCGGGATGCCGAGGGCGACCGGGCCGAACATGACCGTGTTGGAGGTCGCGGCCACCCGGCCCAGCAGGTGATCGGGGGTCAGCGTCTGCACAGCGGTTACGGCGGCGATCAAGGTCCAGGGCAGCCCGACGCCGATCACGACGCTCCCGGCGACCATCGCGGGGAACCACGGCAGCGCCTGCGAGACACACCCCGCCGCGAAGACAACCGCGCCGATGGCGGCCACGGTGATCGTGCTGCGCCGGGCCAGCACACGACCGACGATCAGCCCACCGACGATCGAGCCGGCGCCCTGAGCCGTGCCGAGGAAACCCAGGTGTGTGGCCGGCAGATGCAGGTCGTGCACCAGGTGGGCAAGCACCGCCGCATCCTTCAGCCCCGACCCGCCAATGGCGACGGCGGCCAGCAGCACCGGATTGCGCACGGCGGGCACGCTGAACAAAACCCGCAAACCCTCCCTGAGCCCCGGCCGCCCGGCGCCCGCCACAGCCGAGAGGCCCTCTTCGCCACCGCCGACCGCCTCGATACGCGCGGACGAATGGTGGGGTGGGGTGCCGGCTGTGGGCTGCGGCCGAGTGATGAATGCCGGGTGGAGCTTGACTGCCGCGTAGCAGGCGGCGGTCAGCAACGGCATGGCGGCGCCCAGCAGGATCACCGCCGTCGGGCCGTGCCAGGCGTACAGGGTGGCCCCGGCCAGCGGGGCGATCAGCTTGGTGCCCTCCTGGGCGCTGGAGCGCCAGCCGTTGACGTCTCCCAGCATGGACGCGGGCAGGGCGGACGGCATGATCGCGGACTCCCCCGCCTCGATCAGCACGTAGCTCGCGCCGCGGGCCAGCAGGACGGCGAAGATGAGCCACGCCGCCGGCGCCGAGCGGACGGCCAGCAGGGTGAGCAGCAGCAGGCCCAGGCCCAGGTCGACACCGATCACCAGCGGGCGGCGGGGCACGCGGTCGACCAGCGCACCCAGCCAGGGCGCGGCGAAGGTCGGCGCGTAGATGCAGATCGCGGTCAGGGCGGCCAGGCTCACCGAACCGGTCAGGTCGAGCACCCAGATGCCCGCGGCGAGCGTCATGATCGTGCTGCCGAAGCCGGACAGCAGCGAGATCAGCACGAAGAGGACCGCATTGCGCCGCATGACGCCTCCGGAGTTGAGTCGCGAGGACTCACATCGTGCAGAGTTGAGCGGCAATCTGTCAACGTCTTGGTGACGCGGCCTCCAGTGCGGCGCGCAACCGGCCGACGGCGGCCCGGGTCGGCGCGGGCAACGGGGCGGCAACGTCGGCGAGGTCGGTCAACACGGCCTCGGCCAGGGCGAACAGGGCCCCGCCCGCGGCGCCGGGCACTGCCGACAGCGTCTCGCGCACCAGCACGGCACGGGTGAAGCGCCGATCCCAGCGCCGGTCCGCCCCGACCCGTCGATGCAGCTCAAGCGCGGCTTCCCGGAGGGCGGACAGGCCGTACGAATCGGGGACCGCAGGCGGCACGGCGGTGGCCAGACGCAATCGGCGCTGCTCGGCGGCCTGCCGGCTGCGCAGCCCGAGCGCGCCGGCGATCTCGCCCCAGGTCGCGCCCGCACGCCGGGCCCGGTCGATCAGCTCCAGCTCCTCGCGATCGAGCCGGGCTCGCGCGGCCGGGATCTCGCGCAGCTTGCTCAGGTCCGCCATGCCGCCAGTGTAGTCAACAAAATGTTGACAACTAGCGGAGCGACTTCAGCAGCGCGATGTCGGCCGCGTGCCCCTCGTGCTCGACCGTCGGGGTCTCCACGATGATCGGGACCCCGGCCGTGGCGGGATGGCTCATCAGCTCCGCGAAGGCGGCCGTGCCGATGCGGCCCCGGCCGATCGTCTCGTGGCGGTCCCGGGTGGAGCCGCAGTCGTCCTTCGAGTCGTTCGC from Paractinoplanes brasiliensis encodes the following:
- a CDS encoding fumarate reductase/succinate dehydrogenase flavoprotein subunit; this encodes MADFWNDGDPIADTAAPEGPIETRWERRKFNAKLVNPANRRKLTVIVVGTGLAGGSAAATLAEAGYHVKSYCYQDSPRRAHSIAAQGGINAAKNYRNDGDSIYRLFYDTVKGGDFRARESNVYRLATVSVNIIDQCVAQGVPFAREYGGLLDNRSFGGTQVSRTFYARGQTGQQLLLGAYQAMERQIGLGNIEMNSRHEMLELIVVDGKARGIVVRDMVTGEITTEMADAVVLASGGYGNVFFLSTNAKGCNVTASWRAHRKGALFANPCYTQIHPTCIPESGNHQSKLTLMSESLRNDGRVWVPKRAEDCKKPAAEIPEEDRDYYLERIYPSFGNLVPRDIASRAAKNVCDEGRGVGPGGLGVYLDFADAIKRLGKKAVEAKYGNLFEMYQRITGEDPYEVPMRIYPAVHYTMGGLWVDYDLQSTIPGLFVVGEANFSDHGANRLGASALMQGLGDGYFVLPTTLGNYLANGPFEKVSADHEAVAEARKSVEDRIERLLKINGDRTVDSFHRELGQIMWEYCGMERTEEGLTKAIGLIRSLRDEFWQRVKVPGTGEQLNQNLEKAGRVADFFELGELMCIDALHRRESCGGHFRAESQTPDGEALRHDDEFSYVAAWEYATGESAKPILHKEQLEFEYVHPSTRSYK
- a CDS encoding LysR family transcriptional regulator; translation: MDVQLQQLRYFLMVEKTRHFTQAADILGVSQPTLSKQIHTLEATLGAPLFERIRGGVSLTAAGQTLFPLAQRMVADADAAQEAVSDIVGLRRGEVRLGATPSLCSSLVPEVLRTFRAAHPDIQLYVNEGGSQDLIENLQAHTLDLALIVQPEEGVDDSLSTTPVLRESLVVASVADGPPPTPHAQIALSELEHTPLVMFRAGYDIRGVTLEACQKAGFAPKFAVEGGEMDAVLAFVEAGLGVALVPSMVLANRPLLRATPLAPPGMRRTIALAHRKRSVLPHAAQALRATLLHHVATQKLPLGVRPL
- a CDS encoding succinate dehydrogenase cytochrome b subunit; this encodes MAVDTSTRKSAAVAPAPGRPAKRRSSVALKIFMAVTGFLLVAFLYVHMIGNLKIFFGEESFDHYAHWLRSVGTPVLPEAWFLYIQRGVLTVAVVGHIAAAVILARRARLARPVKYVHRQKVQGSYAARTMRWGGVIILLFVIYHILDLTTLNLNPHGVTGEVYRNVAEDFAPSRWYVTLFYTLSIVAVGFHLRHGLWSAVRTLGLQSPRGEFYARATALVLSVVLVVGYLSVPFAVLVGLVD
- a CDS encoding MFS transporter, which codes for MRRNAVLFVLISLLSGFGSTIMTLAAGIWVLDLTGSVSLAALTAICIYAPTFAAPWLGALVDRVPRRPLVIGVDLGLGLLLLTLLAVRSAPAAWLIFAVLLARGASYVLIEAGESAIMPSALPASMLGDVNGWRSSAQEGTKLIAPLAGATLYAWHGPTAVILLGAAMPLLTAACYAAVKLHPAFITRPQPTAGTPPHHSSARIEAVGGGEEGLSAVAGAGRPGLREGLRVLFSVPAVRNPVLLAAVAIGGSGLKDAAVLAHLVHDLHLPATHLGFLGTAQGAGSIVGGLIVGRVLARRSTITVAAIGAVVFAAGCVSQALPWFPAMVAGSVVIGVGLPWTLIAAVTAVQTLTPDHLLGRVAATSNTVMFGPVALGIPLGAAAIHIGAVVPLVVAAAASAAAAVAAVRAARVPQPASTPT
- a CDS encoding succinate dehydrogenase/fumarate reductase iron-sulfur subunit, producing MDIQVRVWRQSDATDSGRMVTYDVKDISPDASFLEMLDVLNEKLILDGDDPIAFDHDCREGICGACSMVIDGVAHGPEKNTTACQLHMRHFSDGDKIDVEPWRAAAFPVIKDLVVNRGNLDKIIAAGGYITAPTGAAPEAHATPVPKKDADLAFEAATCIGCGACVAACPNGSAMLFTAAKVAHLGLMPQGQPERDTRVIDMLQAQDDAGFGGCTNMGECSQVCPKGIPLTLIGRLNSDYRKAVRKQL